From the genome of Mucilaginibacter paludis DSM 18603:
ATACGGCTCTATAAATATCATTCTCGTATCGGCTAAAGCAGGCCCGCAGGGTTGCAATCTAAAATGCCCGCTTACATCAAATCCGTCGGTTCGTATGCTCGTTATATTCCAGCAACTGTTAACGATAGTTACAGGTACATTGATATCATTTGAAAGCGCATCAGGTTGTTTCTTGGTGCCATAGCTTTTACCTGGGTTAACAATAATTTCTTGGTTTTCAGATAGAAAGAAAAAACACAATAATTTATAGAAGGTTTCTTCCATACCATTTGCACTCGCGTGGGCAAAATAAGCAGTAGGTTCACCGGTATTCCTGTCTACATATAATTGTACCACATCTATAGTACCTGTTGCCTTATACTTTAGCTTCTCCTGCTGTGAATAATAAACAAACTGCCCATGTAAAAATTGGATAACATGGTGATGAATCCAGACACGTAAAAAACTATTGTTTTTGAATATGAATGTTAGTTTACAAGGTTTTACATGCTTAAAAACCGTCCAGTCATATATCCCATTTTTATTGGTTACTTTAAGCATGTCAAGCTTATCAACTACTGTATTGGTGATATAATAAGCTTTTTGTTCATCAATCTCCAATAACTTGTACGTCATAGCGATCCTGTGCATTTCTTCGTCACTCTGCTGATGGCGAATCAAATTTTCAACTTCTATGGGAAGCAATGATCTTAAAATATCGTTTAAAAAATGTTTTTCAGTTAAAAAGCGATAAACAATGTGATTTCTAAGCTGCATAGGACATGATTTACAATGATTTGCAAAGTTAAAGCAAAAATGTTTTGATGGTAGTAGATACGATAAAGCGTTAGCGATTTCAGGTTTGCAACCGCAAAATCATCAATGATTACCTATCGACAAACTTTGATGTCCTTCGGGTGCTCGTTCCGAATTACTTCGGAAAGCCAATTTGCGGTTTTTACCCTGCGTGTAATTGACAGCAAACAAATGGCGCATTAAAATAATTTATTTATTCAATAGCCCTATTTTCTCTTATGTTTTATTTTGTTGTGGAGTAACACAACAAATGAAGGATCAAATCTATATAAAAAGTCTCTTTAAAAAGTACCTCGACGATGAGTGTACTCCTGACGAGATCAATGAACTGTTTAAGCTAATCAGCAAAAAGGAAAATGAGGAACTTTTTAATTCCTTGATCGGTAATGAACTTTCTAAAGACACCCTAAAGCCACTGAAGGCCGAACAAGAAGATAAGATTATTACCAAAGTTAAATCTGTCATACTTAGCGAAATTCGGGCACAAATTCCCCCAAAGTCTAATCCATCCAAGTTTCCCTATAAAATAGCTAATACCTGGTTGAAGATCGCCGCTTTATGGCTGGTGGTCGGTTCAGCCACTTTATTCTTTTTTTACCAGCATTTTACAGATATTTATAATGCGCATATAAAAAATTCCTCAAAACAAATAGTTACCCAAAACGGCCAGAGAAAACTAATTAAGTTATTCGATGGAACCAAGATATGGCTTAGCCCGTCCAGCACGATAAAATATGCAGATCAGTTAGTTAATAGTTATCGAGAAGTTACGCTGGACGGCGAAGCCTATTTCGAGGTGGCGAAGGATAAAAAACATCCTTTTATTATTCATAGCGGACGGATGCAGACCCAAGTTGTTGGTACATCTTTCAATATCAAATCCGATAGTAAGCAGAATCTATACAGTGTTACAGTCGTAACCGGTGTGGTTAAGGTTGCCATGTTAGCGGCTAATAAGCATAAGCTATCTGAAGTTACTTTAAGGCCGAAACAACAGGCAGAATATAATAATGCTCAAGCAACTTTAACTGAAAAATCAATACCAACGGTTGCCCCCCTATTAAAAAAGCGAAATGGCATTTTAAGCTATGACGGAACGCTTGTGCCCGAAGTTGTTGCCGACTTCAGACGCTATTACAATCAAGATATTGAACTGGAAAACAAATCGGCATCCTGTCTCTGTTATGGCGAATTTGATACCTCAAAGCCGATTGATATTGTACTACGCCAATTAGTTGCAGCAATTGGCGCTACCGTTCGTCAAACTGACAAGGGATATGTTATAGTGGGAGGATGTAGTGACAAATAGTAATAACAAAAGATAAATAAGGGCTGCGCTCTCAGGCGGCCATCTAATCAATTTTTAACGAACAAACTCAACTGCAAAAAAATGAAAAATTGCTTTACAGGATTGTTATTGCCCTTTTTGTGGCTCATTCGAAAGCCGCTACCGCCAATTAATCAATTTGAAATGCGCATCATATTCTCCCATCAACCCCCATTTAATTAACCACTATGCTTAAAAACTTACCCACCAAATTGAAGTGCAGGTTATTTGTTTTAACCGTCGCAACGGCCTGTTTTTTTAACTGCGCTTTGGCAGTCGAAGTTTCCCGGTCGCAAGGCTTAACCAACCCAATTTCGATAGATATAGAAAAGAAAACATTAAAAGAAACGCTTGATCAAATCGCCAAACAAGGACAAATAGGAATAATATATAGCAATGCCAAAGGCATTCTGAATAAACAGGTAACTATACATGCAAAAGATCAGCCTGTGAGCAAAGTGCTTACTGAATTGTTATCGCCGCTTAAGCTTACTTACGAAATTATAGGCGACCAAATTGTAGTTTCCAGTTCGCGGCCTCCCACGCAAGGGCAATCTGAAAAACCGGCGTTTCCAATAAAGGGAAAGGTAACTGACAGTAAAGGGATACCGTTTCCCGGTGCTACTATTAAAATTAAAGGCGGGTCGGTATCAGCAACTACCGATAGCAAAGGTGAATTTGAAATTAATAATGTTGCTGATAGTACTGTTTTGCAGGTTTCTTTTATCGGGTATTTGACCAAAGAGATTGTTGTAACAAGTGCGGAATACTTAACAATAGTACTTGAAAATGGTGGCACACAACTTAATGAAGTTGCGATAGTATCAACGGGGTATCAGACGATTCCGAAAGAAAGGGCAACGGGAAGTTTTGTTCAAATCGATAATCAGTTAATAAATCGGTCAGTTTCTACAAATATTTTAGATAGGTTAAACGGAGTGACAAGTGGATTGATTTTTACTAATAATGGTAATCATCAATTCGGACAAAGTAATATCGAGATTCGTGGGCGAGCCACCTTGTTTTCAAATCCAGACCCGCTAATTATCGTCGACAACTTTCCTTATGACGGGGATGTCAATAATATAAATCCTAATGACATTGAAAGTATAACTATCCTTAAAGACGCGGCTGCGGCCTCCGCCTGGGGAGCCCGTAGCGGTAACGGCGTTATTGTTATAACAACAAAAAAAGGACATCTTAATGCTGCTCCAACCGTAAGTTTCAATGCCAATGCCACTATTGGTGCAAAACCAAATTTATATTATACTCCACAGTTGACGTCCGCACAATATATCGGGATAGAACATTTTTTATTTAACCAAGGCGCTTACAATGCCTCGATCAGTGACGGATATTCAGCATTGTCACCCGCTGTAGAGATTTTTTCGGCCAAAAGGAACGGCACTATATCGGCAGC
Proteins encoded in this window:
- a CDS encoding FecR family protein, with protein sequence MKDQIYIKSLFKKYLDDECTPDEINELFKLISKKENEELFNSLIGNELSKDTLKPLKAEQEDKIITKVKSVILSEIRAQIPPKSNPSKFPYKIANTWLKIAALWLVVGSATLFFFYQHFTDIYNAHIKNSSKQIVTQNGQRKLIKLFDGTKIWLSPSSTIKYADQLVNSYREVTLDGEAYFEVAKDKKHPFIIHSGRMQTQVVGTSFNIKSDSKQNLYSVTVVTGVVKVAMLAANKHKLSEVTLRPKQQAEYNNAQATLTEKSIPTVAPLLKKRNGILSYDGTLVPEVVADFRRYYNQDIELENKSASCLCYGEFDTSKPIDIVLRQLVAAIGATVRQTDKGYVIVGGCSDK